ACGAGCGCCCGCTGGTGTACGGCAACAATGACGTGCCGGGCAACATGCTGGCCGGCGCTGTGTCCACCTACGTACGCCGCTACGGTGTGGCCCCGGGCCGCAAGCTGGTGCTGTCGACCAACAACGACCACGCCTACCGCGCCGCGCTGGACTGGCACGACGCTGGCCTGCAAGTGGTCGCCATCGCCGACGCCCGCCACAACCCACGCGGCTCGCTGGTTGAAGAAGCGCGTGCAAAAGGCATCCGCATCCTCACTTCCAGCGCCGTGGTCGAGGCCAAAGGCAGCAAGCACGTGACCGGCGCCCGCGTGGCCGCCATCGACGTGCAGGCCCACAAAGTCACCAGCCCAGGCGAAACCCTCGAGTGCGACCTGATCGCCAGCTCCGGCGGTTACAGCCCGATCGTCCACCTGGCGTCGCACCTGGGCGGTCGCCCGGTCTGGCGCGATGACATCCTCGGCTTCGTGCCGGGCGATGCACCGCAAAAACGCGTTTGCGTCGGCGGCATCCATGGTGTCTACGCCCTGGGCGATGTGATTGCCGACGGCTTTGAAGGCGGCGCTCGCGCAGCCACCGAAGCCGGCTTCAAGGCCACCACCGGCACCTTGCCGAAAACCGTGGCACGCAAGGAGGAGGCCACCGTGGCCCTGTTCCAGGTGCCGCACGACAAGGGCAGCAAAGGGCCTAAGCAGTTCGTCGACCAACAGAACGACGTGACCGCTGCCGGTATCGAGCTGGCCACCCGTGAAGGCTTCGAGTCGGTCGAACACGTCAAGCGCTACACCGCGCTGGGCTTCGGTACCGACCAGGGCAAACTGGGCAACATCAACGGCCTGGCCATCGCCGCCCGTTCGATCGGCATCACCATCCCGGAAATGGGCACCACCATGTTCCGCCCCAACTACACGCCGGTCACCTTCGGTGCGGTAGCGGGCCGTCACTGTGGCCACCTGTTCGAACCTGTACGCTTCACCGCCCTGCATGGCTGGCACGTGAAGAACGGCGCCGAGTTCGAAGACGTTGGCCAGTGGAAACGCCCGTGGTACTTCCCCAAAGCCGGTGAAGACATCCACGCCGCCGTGGCCCGCGAGTGCAAGGCCGTGCGTGACAGCGTCGGCCTGCTCGACGCCTCGACCCTGGGCAAGATCGACATCCAGGGCCCGGACGCACGTGAGTTCCTCAACCGCATCTACAGCAACGCCTGGACCAAGCTCGACGTGGGCAAGGCTCGCTACGGCCTGATGTGCAAAGAAGACGGCATGGTCTTCGACGACGGCGTGACCGCCTGCGTTGGCGACAACCACTTCTACATGACCACCACCACCGGCGGCGCCGCACGCGTGCTGCAGTGGCTGGAGCTGTACCACCAGACCGAATGGCCAGAGATGAAGGTGTACTTCACCTCGGTCACCGACCACTGGGCGACCATGACCCTGTCCGGCCCCAACAGCCGCAAGCTGCTGAGCGCGCTGACCGACGACATCGACCTGGACAAGGACGCCTTCCCGTTCATGACCTGGAAGGAAGGCACTGTCGCCGGCGTACCGGCCCGCGTGTTCCGCATCTCGTTCACCGGTGAGCTGTCGTACGAAGTGAACGTGCAGGCCAACTACGCCATGGGCGTGCTGGAAAAGATCATCGAGGCGGGCAAGCAATACAACCTGACCCCGTATGGCACCGAGACCATGCACGTGCTGCGTGCCGAGAAGGGCTTCATCATCGTCGGCCAGGACACTGACGGCTCGATGAACCCAGACGACCTGAACATGAGCTGGTGCGTGGGCCGCAACAAGCCATTCTCGTGGATCGGCCTGCGTGGCATGAACCGCGAAGACTGCCTGCGCGACAACCGCAAGCAGCTGGTCGGCCTCAAGCCGGTGGACCCGACCCAGTGGCTGCCAGAAGGCGCGCAACTGGTGTTCGACCCCAAGCAACCGATCCCGATGGACATGGTTGGCCACGTCACCTCCAGCTACGCGGCCAACTCCCTGGGGTATTCGTTCGCCATGGGTGTGGTCAAAGGCGGCCTTAAGCGCATGGGCGAGCGGGTGTACTCGCCGCAGGCTGACGGCAGCGTGATCGAGGCGGAAATCGTGTCTTCGGTGTTCTTCGATCCGAAGGGTGAGCGGCAGAACGTTTAAGGCCCATGGATAGCTCCGCTTGAAATGCAAGCCCTGTGGGAGCGGGCTTGCCCCGCGAATGCAATGGTGGCCATGCCGCCCACTTCGCGGGACAAGCCCGCTCCCACAGACCACCACTCGCATTCGGGCATTGCGTCTGACCTTCGGTCTTACGGACAACAGAATTCAAGGCAGGTAAGAAATGAGCGCTATCAACGTCTTCCAGCAAAACCCCGGCGCCGACGCCAAGGCCCAGTCGCCGCTGCACCATGCCGACCTGGCCAGCCTGGTTGGCAAGGGCCGCAAGAACGCAGGCGTGACCCTGCGTGAGAAAAAATTCCTCGGCCACCTGACCCTGCGTGGCGACGGCCATGACCCGGCCTTTGCCGCAGGCGTGCACAAGGCCCTGGGCCTGGAGCTGCCGGTGGCCCTGACCGTGGTCGCCAACAGCGACATGTCGCTGCAGTGGATGGGCCCCGACGAGTGGCTGCTGATCGTCCCGGGCGGCCAGGAGTTTGCCATCGAGCAAAAACTGCGCGCGGCCCTCGACGAGCTGCACATCCAGGTGGTCAACGTCAGCGGCGGGCAGAGCCTGCTGGAACTGCGCGGCCCGCACGTGCGCGAAGTGCTGATGAAGTCCACCAGCTATGATGTTCACCCAAACAACTTCCCGGTGGGCAAGGCCGTCGGTACGGTGTTCGCCAAGTCGCAACTGGTGATCCGCCGCACCGCCGAAGACACCTGGGAACTGGTGATTCGCCGCAGCTTCGCCGATTACTGGTGGCTGTGGCTGCAAGACGCATCGGCCGAATACGGCCTGAGCATCGAAGCCTAAGGAGAGCCGCACATGAGTCGGGCACCGGATACCTGGATTCTCACCGCCGACTGCCCGAGCATGCTCGGTACCGTCGACGTGGTGACGCGTTTCCTCTACGAGCAGCGCTGCTACGTCACGGAGCACCACTCCTTCGATGACCGGCAGTCGGGGCGCTTCTTCATTCGCGTCGAATTCCGCCAGCCGGACGATTTTGACGAGGCGGGCTTCCGTGCCGGCCTCGCTGAACGTAGCGAAGCGTTCGGCATGGCCTTCGAGCTGACCGCGCCTAATCACCGCCCCAAGGTGGTGATCATGGTGTCCAAGGCTGACCACTGCCTGAACGACCTGTTGTATCGCCAGCGTATTGGCCAACTGGGCATGGACGTGGTCGCAGTGGTGTCCAACCACCCAGACCTCGAACCGCTGGCGCATTGGCACAAGATTCCTTACTACCACTTTGCACTCGACCCCAACGACAAGGCGGGGCAAGAGCGCAAGGTGCTGCAGGTGATCGAAGAGACTGGCGCGGAACTGGTCATCCTTGCCCGCTACATGCAGGTGCTGTCGCCCGAGCTGTGTCGGCGCCTGGACGGCTGGGCGATCAACATTCACCACTCGTTGTTGCCGGGGTTCAAAGGCGCCAAGCCTTATCACCAGGCGTACAACAAGGGCGTAAAGATGGTGGGCGCGACCGCGCACTACATCAACAACGATCTCGATGAAGGGCCGATCATTGCGCAGGGGGTCGAGGTGGTGGACCACAGCCATTACCCGGAAGACCTGATTGCCAAGGGGCGGGATATCGAATGCCTGACCCTGGCGCGCGCTGTGGGGTATCACATTGAGCGGCGGGTGTTCCTTAACGCCAACAGGACTGTCGTTCTCTGACGCCTG
The Pseudomonas kermanshahensis genome window above contains:
- a CDS encoding sarcosine oxidase subunit alpha — encoded protein: MSQTYRLASGGRIDRSKVLNFTFNGKTYQGYAGDSLAAALLANGVDIVGRSFKYSRPRGIIAAGTEEPNAILQIGSSEATQIPNVRATQQALYAGLVATSTNGWPNVNNDVMGILGKVGGSMMPPGFYYKTFMYPKSFWMTYEKYIRKAAGLGRAPLQNDPDSYDYMNQHCDVLIVGAGPAGLAAALAAARSGARVILADEQEEFGGSLLDTRETLDGKPAAEWVNAVVKELESLPEVTLLPRATVNGYHDHNFLTIHERLTDHLGDRAPIGQVRHRVHRVRAGRVVLAAGAHERPLVYGNNDVPGNMLAGAVSTYVRRYGVAPGRKLVLSTNNDHAYRAALDWHDAGLQVVAIADARHNPRGSLVEEARAKGIRILTSSAVVEAKGSKHVTGARVAAIDVQAHKVTSPGETLECDLIASSGGYSPIVHLASHLGGRPVWRDDILGFVPGDAPQKRVCVGGIHGVYALGDVIADGFEGGARAATEAGFKATTGTLPKTVARKEEATVALFQVPHDKGSKGPKQFVDQQNDVTAAGIELATREGFESVEHVKRYTALGFGTDQGKLGNINGLAIAARSIGITIPEMGTTMFRPNYTPVTFGAVAGRHCGHLFEPVRFTALHGWHVKNGAEFEDVGQWKRPWYFPKAGEDIHAAVARECKAVRDSVGLLDASTLGKIDIQGPDAREFLNRIYSNAWTKLDVGKARYGLMCKEDGMVFDDGVTACVGDNHFYMTTTTGGAARVLQWLELYHQTEWPEMKVYFTSVTDHWATMTLSGPNSRKLLSALTDDIDLDKDAFPFMTWKEGTVAGVPARVFRISFTGELSYEVNVQANYAMGVLEKIIEAGKQYNLTPYGTETMHVLRAEKGFIIVGQDTDGSMNPDDLNMSWCVGRNKPFSWIGLRGMNREDCLRDNRKQLVGLKPVDPTQWLPEGAQLVFDPKQPIPMDMVGHVTSSYAANSLGYSFAMGVVKGGLKRMGERVYSPQADGSVIEAEIVSSVFFDPKGERQNV
- a CDS encoding sarcosine oxidase subunit gamma is translated as MSAINVFQQNPGADAKAQSPLHHADLASLVGKGRKNAGVTLREKKFLGHLTLRGDGHDPAFAAGVHKALGLELPVALTVVANSDMSLQWMGPDEWLLIVPGGQEFAIEQKLRAALDELHIQVVNVSGGQSLLELRGPHVREVLMKSTSYDVHPNNFPVGKAVGTVFAKSQLVIRRTAEDTWELVIRRSFADYWWLWLQDASAEYGLSIEA
- the purU gene encoding formyltetrahydrofolate deformylase, encoding MSRAPDTWILTADCPSMLGTVDVVTRFLYEQRCYVTEHHSFDDRQSGRFFIRVEFRQPDDFDEAGFRAGLAERSEAFGMAFELTAPNHRPKVVIMVSKADHCLNDLLYRQRIGQLGMDVVAVVSNHPDLEPLAHWHKIPYYHFALDPNDKAGQERKVLQVIEETGAELVILARYMQVLSPELCRRLDGWAINIHHSLLPGFKGAKPYHQAYNKGVKMVGATAHYINNDLDEGPIIAQGVEVVDHSHYPEDLIAKGRDIECLTLARAVGYHIERRVFLNANRTVVL